The Archocentrus centrarchus isolate MPI-CPG fArcCen1 chromosome 5, fArcCen1, whole genome shotgun sequence genome contains the following window.
ATTAGAGACACCATATACTGTATGTTGGTGCTACACAGACCTTGGCCATCTCTTTGCAGAGCAGTTCCTTAGCTTGCTGGTTTGAGTTGAAGGTCTGGATGCTGTAGTTGTGTGCTGGTCTACCTACAGTCTCATCTATCCGTAACACTGCAGCCTCTGGCTTCTGCAACTGCTCACTTTGCTCTCGcacctttttaatattttcctgGAATATAATGAAACACATGAGTGGATCTGTTAATAATCCAGATTCAAGTCAGAATACAGTACTTTAGGATCACACACCTGAATGAAGTCTTTCAACTTTTGCTGcctgttctttttccatttgATGTACTCTGTGTTATGTGCGCTGATCGGCCCGTGATTTTTCATCCTGACAGGCGGAGTGGGAATGTCCCCTTCAGCATTTGCCACGACTTTCTGCTCCTGCTGGTCAGTGTATGAGCCAAATACGCTGCTCAGGCTGAGAATCATGTCAGCTGAGGGGAAGAGGTTGTACTCCACCACCTCTTTAAACTGCTTTACTTGACAAAGCTGGCTTAACCTAGGAAATAAAGATAATTGTCAATTTTATACAGTCAGATTCaaatgtgtttgctttatttgaaatattaattttgatAAGATCCTTCAATAGTGAAGTTACCAGTGAGTACTTAACAATTAGACCGTTAGTTATAACAGAACCAAAGATTGTATATGAAATACTGTATATGAACTGTGACGTTATTCACTGGTTAGTGAAGCAAGAGCTGAATCTGGCTGTGAAACTGAGCCCACCCACACAGTCACTgtatatataaatttaaaacaatTGTAGATGCAAAGACATCCAGTGACTGTATAAGGTGAAAGCAGTCAGTTAATGTGAACTCATAAGAATTTGAACCAAATATAGGCTAATTTttctttcagctcattgttcTGGTTTAACAacttgcagctttaatgctcTGCTCACTTTTATTAACTTGTGTTTTCACTGATGGATCTTTAGCTTTAATTTTTACTGAAGGGTCGCATGCAAATGGAAGCTGGTGAAgaccaaataaaaatgtaaaaaatgagcGAACATTAGAGTTACTACCATCGAGTAACATTATAGTTGCCAGAAACACAACTCTAAACAAAAGCTAAGGTTGTTGTGGATAAACAGAATTTTTACTCTGATTATATATCAGTCGTGTGTTTATGGCTTGTCCCGCTGCGACCATTATTCTCTTAACATAAATATGTCTAATTCAGTTACAATTTCACTTTAGGAGTACCTTGACAAAGCCTGAAAACAGGGTTGGGGGATCGTGCCTCTAATGTAGATCTGAGACTTTTTCATGATGGCCTCCAGTGACTGACTCAGGCAGACAGGACTCAGGCTCACATCTAGGGAATCATAGATGCGTCTGAAGAAAGCCAGGTTTGAATTATAGAGGACTATCACCTGCTCCTCCTCACTCCCACTTAGTCTGcaaaacatcacacacagcACTCTCACTGGAATCTAAACACTTTATCCAGCAGACAGCACAGGTGAAAACTGTTAACACCGGCTGTTGGGACAAGACAACATGGATTGGCTTACTTCATAGGAATGGCTTGCCAAAGTCTCTTCACTGCTTTTTGTTTAAGCCCTTCAAGAACAAAGATGTGTGTCTTCTTATCTATCACATGAAACCCTGAAACGAAATCCAGATCCTTGGTCTCATTGGGCTTGAAATTCATTAGGTAATTTGACAGGGCTGTCTCTACATTTTCCAGTGAGCGTGAGCCCAGATGGAAAGCTGCTGCATTGATTTGTAGGATCTCTGACTTCAGCTTGGTCATCACAGAGGAGTTGCTGTATCCAAAGAGGTAGATGATGCGCCCAAATTGACCCTTACAGGATTCTGCATCACAACTGTCATTCTGGACACTGAGCGGGCAAGTTATCTCAACTTTGACTTTGAGTTCAGAGTTGGCAGCATAATAATGGCCTTGTGGCATTGGCATCGCTGACATCCTCCTCTTATTTGGGGTTCGCTCCCTGTCCAGTGGGGTAGGCAAAGGGCTGCATTTAATTGGCAAGCACACCTTCAGACTTTTCTTCCCCACTAGTAGCTCCGAGAGATTTAGTTTTGCAATCCCATGAGTATTAATGGCCACTGTCTTCTGCTGTAATACTGATCCCCTGCACTGGATATCATCCTCTGACACAGTTCCAAGTTTTGGcgttttcagtgtttcttccAATTTTCTGTCACGATCATGAACTTCAATCTCCAGAGGTGGGCCAGACAGGAACTCATACAGTTCTTTCGGACTTATCAAACCAGTCAAGATTACATTCACATCTCTGAAGTGGATGCTTGCATCTTGCTTGTGATACTTTGTCCTGTGTACATTCAAATTATGGAACTTATACTGGCAATACACCGGCATGCATTTCtcctgaaaaaagaaataaaccagAAAATGACTCAGTGCTGAAAGTGGAAACCCTTATATTCTTTCAGAAAAGGTAAATTAAGTGAGAAAAacaattcacacacatacagcaataaaaaactaaataaaatgatgTGTACCTGTAGAACATGAAAGGGGATTGGAGACGAAGGCAGTGAAGAGGCTGACAAAATTGTGATGACCAGTGGATTGAGTTCAGCCTTCAGCTGGTCTGACATCAATGGTTCATCCAGAGAAATGTTGAACATGACTTCAAATAACCCATAAGAACAGACTGGAAAGTTCTCAGTTAGTGAGGTCTCACCTGGTAGTCAGAAAATCACAGACTAAGAAATGTCTCTCTTCATGGTTAACAGGATGTCTGAAAGTTAAagcttttttaattttgccagCAGCAGGGCTCTAGAGGCAGCAATATGCCCTAATGATATGGCTGAAAGAGAAATATTTCACGCATTCAAGGTATCCGGGAACTTTGAggactttattcattttatacTGTATCTAGTGCcatatagaaaaaaatgtctaaaaatgtGCCCATGATGAGAAATGAGCctttataataaatatttctagatttacataacattatgaccactgactgaaGTGGATAATACccatctctctccatctcttcatcatggcacctgttagtgggtggggatatattagggatcaagtgaacattttttcctcaaagttgagttagaagcaggaaaaatgggcaagcataAGGATTTGTGCAAGTTTGATAAAGgtcaaattgtgatggctagatgatTGGATGATGAGCATCTCCAGAACCTGGTCTGAATCAGTCcatatctatcaaaagtggtccaaggaaggaacactgatgaaccagcgacagggtcatgggtgagtaaggctcactgatgcacgtggggagTGGAGGCTGGCACGTGTGGTCCGATCCAAGAGacaagctactgtagctcaaattgatgaaaaaagttaatgctggttctgatagaaaagtgtcagaatacacagtgcatcacagtttgttgcatatggggctgcatagctacagaccagtcagggtgcccatgttGAACCCTGTCACCCAGCAAAAGTGCCAACAATGGGCATGGACAACATgcgcatcagaactggaccacggagcaatggaaggaggtggcctggtctgatgaatcacattctCTTTTACATCAAATGGTGGATGGCCAGGTGCGTGCGCATCGCTTACCTGGAGAACACCTgacaccaggatgcactatgggaagaaggcatgccagcagaggcagtgtgatgctttgggcaatgtcctgccatccatgtggatgttactttgacatgtaccacctacctaagcactgTTGCACACTATGGAAACtatattccctgatggctgtggcctctttcagcaggataatgtgccctgCCACAAAGTAGAAATggttcagaaactgtttgaggagcacagcaatgagtttgaggtgttgatttAGCCTCCcctagatctcaatccagtcaaGTATCTGTGGGATGTACAGGACAAATaagtccaatccatggaggccccacctcgcaacttacaggacttaaaggatctgcttttaacatcttggtgcagataccacagcagcaaaagggggaacaacacaatattagacacgtggtcataatgttatgtctGATTGGGGTGTAttcattaatataaaaatagaaatatattGTTGTGGTTAGTTATGGTGACTGTGGGACTATGACTGGTAAAGGGGGAAAGCTggctaatatatatatatatatatatatatatatatatatatatatatatatatatatatatatatatatatatatatatatatatatatatatatatatatatatataaaaggaaaaaaatatattgtatgTGCACAAGAACAGGTGGAAGGGAAGCAAGGCCAGGAGCATTGGAGGTGGATGCAAACTGTTCTACCATGGTGTaggtagaatagaatagaatagaattagaatagaatgcctttattgtcattatacaggatgtacaatgagattggagggccactcctgttcagtgccatgtaacagaaaatcaaactctctaaaataaaaatattatgaaaatattataatctagtatgatcaatataatcaagagatatacagaaataaacaatgtgtaaaatatacaaaaaatagaatgtataaaaatatatacgtacattggtgcatctgtacattgtaagaaaagtaaatatgtgtatacatataataatgaagatgatgaatattgcacttggtgaatgaatattgcactagtgaatgaatactggatattacacaatataggaatgtcagatattgttcagtatgaataatataatattacacagttacagtgggtgagtgtgtgagttcagggtggtgattgctctggcgaagaaactgttctgtaGAAAGTAGGGGTAATCCTAAAGGTAAAGTATGTGAATAGTGTTGAATGCTGTCAGTGCATATGCCACACAAGTTGGATGTCTGTTAGAAGAGAAAGATTAATCCTGGAATTAAGCTGGATAAAGTAGTAGAGAGAGTTTCCagggaaaggaaagaaaagaaaaggatgtGAAAGGATGGAAACAGCTGTGGAAACAGCTGTGGTGAACACATACTTCAATAAGaggatgatatatatatatatatatatatatatatatatatatatatatatatatatatatatatatatatattatattatatattatattattttttttattaatatatttttttattttttttttttataaattaggCCACTTGAGCCAGCACAATGGACTTCTCTGAggagtcagaaattaatcagttaatcaagcaTTAGATTCAACcaataaaaatagtttttctgttcaggaatgtgagtaaataactgtaatttggcatcttggTGGTCTTGGGTGGTTTGATGAATTTTTTAAGCAATGTATACATATGCTGTGAGAAAGTACTTGcacacttgcatgtttcagatcatcaaactaattttgATGTTGCACAAAGACaacccgagtaaatacaaaatgcagtatttaaatgatttaataaggaaaaaagctatccaaatctACTAGGCCCTACTTCTTCACAggactgtatatatataaactgcTGTACGTTACGCTCTTATTGATGAAGTATTATCACAAGCAGATGGTGCTTTGTTTTCAGCCACAAAATCTAGGCAGCACTGCTTTTCAAGCTATTCCTGTGAATATGACATTGACTCACCtgccaacaaacaaacaggactgaTTTCAAATGATGCAGTGCCACATTTTTTCATGTCCTCAAGGTCATGAGCATCACTTGTGGTTTtttcaaaacctgttttcagttgtgggaaaaaaaatgtatatattagTATGTAAGTTTGATGTGTGGCAAAGATTTTTAATGAGACACTGGTATACATCAAATATTCATTCTACTGCAAGTTTAGTAAGTAAACATGATGCACATACCTGTTTCTGATCCCATGAAAATATCCCTTTTGTGCCATTTAGATGTATTTGGCTTCTTTTCACATAGGCTCCTCATGTTGTTCACCATCGTCTCAATAAAACCTTAGAGTGAGAGCATAAGTTTCATTATTCCATAACACAATAgcagggtttttcctggctcaTGCTGGGCCTGTGGATGGGACTAATCACAGAAACTGTGTTTCTTCACTTAACAGAAGTCTGTGTATTTCCCTGTTATTTCTGACCATTTGATTCAAATggttaaaacacatttatattacAATCCTGGGAATTTTCCTTTGAGGGAATGCTGAAACCTCTTTTTGTGCTGAGTAGGTGTAATATTTTTGTCACTGAAAACTTGACATGGATGCTCACCACACTCTGTCTCATGTTCAGACAGCTCCTGTGACAGTCTGATGGCTCTGAGTCTTTCATAGCGGGCTTGGCTGCACAATTTATCCTTAGTGTTCCATATCTGAAGCCTGATCTTCTCAGGAAGTAGACCGATCAGCACATCCCTGCTGACTCTGATGTTAAACTTCTGGGCCCAGCCAACCCAAATCCGATCCCCCTCAAGCCATGTTCTTAGAATctgttcacatttatttttgcattagaaggaatcaaaatcaaaaacaaagtcaGTTTGTTCACAGAAATCATCTCTTTGATAATAACTCCTGAGCAGGGAACTATTTACTGTACAGTAACTCTACACCATGTAGCTACTTCCATCCACTTAGGATGTTCATGAATTGTTcattaaggacacacacacacacacacacacacacacacacacacacacacacacacacacacacacacacacacacacacacacacacacacacacagggtcctATTTACCTTGCATTTGTCTTCTCTGTATATTTTTGCTACTGGCCCAAAGAACAGCATGTCCACTTTAACTGTCTTAGTATCACCTGGCAACAATTTGTATTCAATATGATAGCAGCTCAGAGACTTGTGGACTTTTCCTGAcacattctttattttttttgctttctcagACTCTTCAGGAGCATCGACTTCCCCTGCAAAAGCCAAAATGTTTAGGGATGAGATTTAGGATCAAATCATGGCTTTTTCACATTACAACAGATATGCAGGACACGCCAAACTCGTCCTTCTCACTCTGCCTGTCCAAACAGAGCTAACGATAATTGTTTATATATTCTATGGACTATCTTACCTTCTGGAACAGCTAGAGCTATGTAAACTGCCCATGTGACGTAGTAGGCACTGTCATCTGTTTGCACTCTGATATCTGAATCAGTGCCAGACAACAATTCAGTCTCAAGAACGAGGACTTCttcctgttctctctctgtAACTTCTCCGTCATCACAGGCTGGATTACAAACACTCTTCTCTGACATGTTGGCCTTTGGGTCAGATTTTGCTGTAACAGTTTCCTTGAAAAACACTGTAAGAAAATAGCAAATAAAGCTACATTTTACATCTAGACAGAAATGTGTAATTGTAAGGATGCATCTTATCACAATCCTAGCCCTAAAAACCCTTCCGTTGACCGCTATGCTGAGTGGCTCTGGTGGCTCTCTTATgctgtgctgggggtttttacGCCATGGTTTGAGTCCACTTGTCTCTTTGAAAGGAAGGGTCTCTGCAAATCAATGCAATGTTGTTCTGTGTGATCAACTTTATGCTctgatgaaacatttctatccTGAGGAAAATGCCTCATCCACAAGGCACAAAGGCTCACTGAATGGTTTGATGAGGATGAAAAATGTGAATCATATTCTATGACTtccacaatcaccagatctAAAGCCAAACGGGAGATTTTAAACAGAGCTCTCTACCACTATCATCATCAAGCCACCAAATTAGAGAATTTATTTTGGGAGAATGGTGTTCAACCCTCCAGTAGAGCACCAGATACACCGAGAATCAATTCAAAGGCACTCTGAACTGGTTTGTGAAATGATTGTCCAACACCTTACCGAGACACACTTCTGTCTGTTTGGCACCTGTTTATCAAACAGCTGTAGAACAAAAATATTCTCACTTATCCCCTGAAAAAATACCAAGCAAATAATCTAGAGTAAGATGTTTGACTGCAGCTACAGAATTTATCCATTAATTTTAAGTAACAAAACAAAGTATGCCTCAatctcaaaaacaaaagatgtcTCAATAACCTTTACTAAGTAGATTTCACACACTGATATGGGGTGTAACAATTTCCCAGAACCACAGTTTGGTTCACACTGAACCATAAACTCcttcacccaggacctcaagtgggagcccaccatcacctctgtcgtcaaaaaggcccagcagaggatgtacttcctgcggcagttgaagaaattcaacttgccagcaaggaccatggtgcagttctatac
Protein-coding sequences here:
- the cfap92 gene encoding uncharacterized protein cfap92 is translated as MSEKSVCNPACDDGEVTEREQEEVLVLETELLSGTDSDIRVQTDDSAYYVTWAVYIALAVPEGEVDAPEESEKAKKIKNVSGKVHKSLSCYHIEYKLLPGDTKTVKVDMLFFGPVAKIYREDKCKILRTWLEGDRIWVGWAQKFNIRVSRDVLIGLLPEKIRLQIWNTKDKLCSQARYERLRAIRLSQELSEHETECGFIETMVNNMRSLCEKKPNTSKWHKRDIFMGSETGFEKTTSDAHDLEDMKKCGTASFEISPVCLLAGETSLTENFPVCSYGLFEVMFNISLDEPLMSDQLKAELNPLVITILSASSLPSSPIPFHVLQEKCMPVYCQYKFHNLNVHRTKYHKQDASIHFRDVNVILTGLISPKELYEFLSGPPLEIEVHDRDRKLEETLKTPKLGTVSEDDIQCRGSVLQQKTVAINTHGIAKLNLSELLVGKKSLKVCLPIKCSPLPTPLDRERTPNKRRMSAMPMPQGHYYAANSELKVKVEITCPLSVQNDSCDAESCKGQFGRIIYLFGYSNSSVMTKLKSEILQINAAAFHLGSRSLENVETALSNYLMNFKPNETKDLDFVSGFHVIDKKTHIFVLEGLKQKAVKRLWQAIPMKLSGSEEEQVIVLYNSNLAFFRRIYDSLDVSLSPVCLSQSLEAIMKKSQIYIRGTIPQPCFQALSRLSQLCQVKQFKEVVEYNLFPSADMILSLSSVFGSYTDQQEQKVVANAEGDIPTPPVRMKNHGPISAHNTEYIKWKKNRQQKLKDFIQENIKKVREQSEQLQKPEAAVLRIDETVGRPAHNYSIQTFNSNQQAKELLCKEMAKVPGRRFTYSQQYNSATVEPGDAPSKTNSRASSASTFWNTSMSTSKVHPGHPDEARVEELREPWRENILHANILKPKLSRDTWAWNLRYEDFERYRKPPRFFSNSPVTIYLAGDRLQQEQLQAARAQYSRWMEKLLPDGSNIKPADNSPVQQFKCHMKGNLERTQDILKDLPKKYSLRKPGMRLKPLPQLSVINVADDKAEEMERAPLAPGPCMACSLGRNAFPRHSSQYSEYHYNGFCEQHSFLYKRIALPLTDKERNVFRFQK